The Henckelia pumila isolate YLH828 chromosome 2, ASM3356847v2, whole genome shotgun sequence genome includes a window with the following:
- the LOC140884398 gene encoding probable pectate lyase 4, which yields MAPMGIQGRTWCLVWAISMVIILFTSDLVRGHRSNGNMNVIDSCWRTNPNWRRNRHQLATCSVGYAGKMSNNVGRGTVDYVVTDPSDDPSNPKPGTLRFGVTSVKGKVWITFQRDMNIKLAKPLLVGSFTAIDGRGANVHITNGACLLLQEVSNVIIHGIHIHDCIAQGAGPVIGPDRKMVQLGPVDGDAIRLVSSSKIWIDHNTLQDCHDGLIDVTRGSTDITISNNWFKFQDKVMLLGHDDGFSLDKNMKVTVVFNSFGPRCHQRMPRIRFGYAHVVNNLYLGWGIYAIGGSMEPSIKSQANLFIAPQGGSKEILWGHSAIGGFKSVQDVFENGASFSNSLARDVAMRPNYRADQSFQVAEGRAVRLLTRSAGALRCPPTSTC from the exons ATGGCTCCAATGGGTATACAAGGCCGAACATGGTGCCTTGTTTGGGCTATTTCAATGGTCATCATCCTATTCACATCGGATCTCGTTCGAGGCCATAGATCGAACGGGAACATGAACGTGATCGACTCGTGCTGGAGGACGAATCCCAACTGGAGGAGAAACCGCCATCAGCTGGCCACATGCTCGGTCGGCTATGCCGGAAAGATGAGCAACAACGTTGGGCGTGGTACGGTAGATTACGTTGTTACGGACCCTAGCGACGACCCATCGAACCCAAAGCCCGGAACATTGAGATTTGGTGTGACAAGCGTCAAGGGAAAGGTTTGGATCACATTCCAAAGGGACATGAACATTAAACTTGCAAAACCCCTCCTTGTTGGCAGTTTCACTGCAATAGATGGTAGAGGTGCTAATGTTCACATCACAAATGGTGCTTGTTTGTTGCTTCAAGAG GTGAGCAATGTGATTATCCATGGCATTCACATCCACGACTGCATTGCTCAGGGGGCTGGGCCGGTGATAGGCCCGGACCGGAAGATGGTGCAGCTGGGACCCGTGGACGGGGACGCGATCCGGCTGGTAAGCTCGTCGAAGATATGGATCGATCACAACACTCTACAGGATTGCCATGACGGTTTGATCGATGTTACCCGAGGTTCCACGGATATCACCATATCCAATAACTGGTTTAAGTTTCAAGACAAGGTGATGCTTCTAGGCCACGACGATGGATTCTCTCTCGACAAGAACATGAAGGTCACTGTTGTATTCAACAGTTTCGGCCCTCGTTGCCACCAAAGAATGCCAAG GATTCGATTCGGATATGCTCATGTGGTGAACAATCTTTATCTAGGATGGGGAATATACGCCATCGGAGGAAGCATGGAGCCAAGCATCAAAAGTCAAGCAAATCTCTTCATTGCACCTCAAGGAGGAAGCAAAGAG ATTTTATGGGGGCACAGTGCGATTGGTGGGTTCAAATCGGTGCAGGATGTGTTTGAAAATGGAGCCTCTTTCAGTAATTCTCTGGCTAGAGATGTTGCCATGAGGCCAAACTATAGGGCTGATCAAAGCTTTCAAGTGGCTGAGGGAAGGGCTGTGAGGTTATTAACCAGATCTGCCGGTGCTTTAAGATGCCCACCCACTTCCACATGCTAA